A part of Limihaloglobus sulfuriphilus genomic DNA contains:
- a CDS encoding type II secretion system protein has protein sequence MLNRSNVKMSFKAANPKQNRTSLITSRKSRFRGGFTLIELLVVISIIALLMAIMLPALNRAREAAKRIVCMNNVRTLTTANTIYANENKGYYMPFVFPGSVLEDTSSYQARWFQMPYFRKLVDPGKTVDDSIANDLTVSKQFQCPSSPPHKEILDTGAERVDINYGYNWTGLNPDPRSSGFNPDFRGGYIGFKQSDVKYPQRCFAFGDSTDFGLVMQNADYKRMWDIFGDVQGSNTNPSGPGWNSPAYRHQEGINMGYWDGHCEYLKKEEAFRYAENGRWPDYQANDIMWVPARFR, from the coding sequence ATGTTAAATCGAAGTAACGTGAAAATGTCTTTTAAAGCAGCTAACCCGAAACAGAATCGCACATCCCTCATAACTTCTCGCAAGAGTCGGTTCCGCGGCGGTTTCACCCTCATAGAGCTGCTTGTAGTTATCTCAATTATAGCACTGCTTATGGCGATAATGCTGCCGGCGCTTAACAGGGCCCGGGAAGCCGCCAAGAGGATTGTCTGCATGAACAATGTCAGGACACTGACTACCGCCAATACAATCTACGCCAACGAGAACAAAGGCTACTATATGCCTTTCGTGTTCCCTGGCTCGGTACTTGAAGATACAAGCAGTTATCAAGCAAGGTGGTTTCAGATGCCGTATTTCCGTAAGTTAGTTGACCCGGGAAAGACAGTTGACGACAGCATCGCAAATGACCTGACCGTTTCCAAGCAGTTTCAGTGCCCCAGTTCTCCGCCTCACAAAGAGATATTAGACACCGGCGCAGAGCGTGTTGATATTAACTACGGCTACAACTGGACGGGTTTAAACCCTGATCCGCGTTCAAGCGGCTTCAATCCTGACTTCCGAGGCGGTTATATAGGTTTTAAACAATCAGATGTCAAATATCCCCAGAGGTGTTTCGCTTTCGGCGATTCGACAGACTTCGGTCTGGTGATGCAGAACGCGGATTATAAACGAATGTGGGATATTTTCGGAGATGTGCAGGGCAGCAATACCAACCCTTCGGGGCCCGGCTGGAATTCTCCGGCGTATCGTCACCAGGAAGGTATCAATATGGGCTACTGGGACGGCCACTGTGAATATCTGAAAAAAGAAGAGGCCTTCAGGTATGCTGAAAACGGCAGATGGCCGGATTATCAGGCAAATGATATAATGTGGGTGCCTGCACGTTTTCGCTAA
- a CDS encoding family 16 glycosylhydrolase encodes MRKIVTTAAFLAVCQAGFSVNLIANGDFESGTVAGHFLYGYPEGWEGVSVDGWHHSDTGYHKDSCGIAIWNNSTLLEQLLDSGPARRYKLTAEMIYHTTEVLVNKRAYLRAQFWQGSYPDGILLGEDDAGLLTPSHSSGQWYNFSKIITTPAGTDQMRIICSTERINTNVPSSGKAYWDNIAVEVQSVINDPDYNGDMTVNILDFTLMASGWLKVDADVNLAGENFIDGEDLAVLADNWLARLWGYELVWADEFNAAQLDTAAWTHDIGTGDWGWGNGEWQYYTARPENIRLQDGKLIIEARKENYGTSSYTSARIKTQGKQSFQYGRIEVRIKMPAGGNGIWPAFWMLGNNISNVGWPACGEIDIVEMMEDPYKSSGALHYGSSEEHRYQSGDDAAAGNLSSDYHVFAIEWEPTQIRWYRDDVNYFTATQWWSSTGEYPAPFNQQFYILLNFAVGAHWTVEDPNVVFPQQLMVDYVRVYRKR; translated from the coding sequence ATGCGAAAAATCGTAACAACCGCCGCTTTTCTGGCCGTCTGCCAGGCCGGTTTTTCAGTCAATCTGATTGCAAACGGCGATTTTGAAAGCGGTACCGTTGCGGGGCATTTTCTCTACGGCTATCCCGAAGGCTGGGAAGGCGTCAGCGTTGACGGCTGGCATCACAGTGACACCGGCTATCATAAAGACAGCTGCGGCATAGCAATATGGAACAACAGCACACTGTTAGAGCAGCTCCTGGATTCCGGCCCCGCCCGCCGGTACAAGCTCACCGCCGAGATGATATACCACACAACCGAGGTGCTTGTAAATAAGCGGGCTTACCTGCGGGCGCAATTCTGGCAGGGAAGCTATCCGGACGGCATACTCCTGGGCGAGGATGACGCCGGACTGCTCACACCCAGCCACAGTTCCGGGCAGTGGTACAACTTCTCAAAGATAATCACAACCCCTGCCGGCACCGACCAGATGCGGATTATATGTTCCACGGAGAGAATCAACACAAATGTACCATCTTCGGGCAAGGCATACTGGGATAATATCGCCGTGGAGGTTCAGAGCGTTATAAATGACCCGGATTACAACGGCGATATGACGGTAAATATCCTCGATTTTACCCTGATGGCATCTGGCTGGCTGAAGGTTGACGCAGATGTGAACCTGGCGGGAGAAAACTTCATAGACGGTGAAGACCTGGCGGTACTGGCCGATAACTGGCTGGCCCGGCTTTGGGGGTATGAGCTTGTCTGGGCGGATGAGTTCAACGCCGCTCAGCTCGACACGGCCGCATGGACACATGATATCGGCACGGGCGACTGGGGCTGGGGCAACGGCGAATGGCAGTATTACACCGCCAGGCCGGAAAATATCAGGCTCCAGGACGGAAAGCTGATAATTGAAGCCCGAAAAGAAAATTACGGCACAAGCAGCTACACATCCGCCAGGATCAAAACACAGGGCAAACAGAGCTTCCAGTACGGCCGGATTGAGGTACGCATAAAGATGCCCGCAGGCGGAAATGGAATCTGGCCGGCGTTCTGGATGCTTGGAAACAATATATCAAACGTTGGCTGGCCGGCGTGCGGCGAGATCGACATCGTTGAGATGATGGAGGATCCATACAAAAGCTCAGGGGCCCTTCACTATGGCTCATCGGAGGAGCACCGATACCAAAGCGGAGATGACGCAGCCGCCGGGAACCTCTCATCGGACTACCATGTTTTCGCTATTGAATGGGAACCAACCCAGATCCGCTGGTACCGTGATGATGTGAATTACTTCACGGCGACGCAGTGGTGGAGCAGCACCGGCGAATACCCGGCACCGTTCAACCAGCAGTTCTATATCCTGCTCAACTTCGCCGTTGGAGCTCACTGGACGGTCGAAGACCCCAATGTCGTCTTTCCGCAGCAGCTTATGGTCGATTACGTCAGAGTGTACCGTAAAAGATAG
- a CDS encoding glycoside hydrolase family 2 protein has product MRNCVHDLSTLNWTLTGYLPNQWDLCSSAELGENLDADVRGIPAAVPCSVQKSLLDAGLIPDWNQGDNYRLCEWVENRQWLFETQLPQEWLSSSTRHMLKIDGLDYKGRIFVNSTQVYSFDNAFVSHEVELTRYLEKSNNTLQIIFDCPPRWLGQYGYTSKINDWKPRYNYTWDWTRRLVQTGIFGPISIEGFDSVYVRSVISYTDYDYQSGTGEVCVSFDAQSDSDVYAEISLFDGNQTVFSRKHPIDGGVFSAGRLKVSSWWPNGLGHQKLYRLRIRIYDGSGNLVKEVSERVGFKKISWKNCHSTPAECDPWICRVNGRDMFIQGVNWTPILPNYADLREEDYFLRLNHYKEMGFNLIRIWGGGVKEPDCLYEICDELGLMVWQEFPLSSSGIDNSPPREKAAIEVITETAVSYLKRLQRHVSISVWCGGNELQTALDGSPGIGLPLDSTHPMLESLEEAVMLFDPQRRFMPTSPIGPRFNAHEESFNQNLHWNVHGPWKAKGYTLDQWQNYWQDEDSHFRAEMGIPGPSSADIITKYKGSFEPLPVSLENPLWSASSWWIEDQEFIDEHGRCPSSIEQYVQWGQKRQADYLCTALNIYKSKFPRVGGFIIWMGHDSYPCPANTSLIDFEGNLKPAAVRLKDILLKPANRVECEVNVL; this is encoded by the coding sequence ATGCGAAATTGTGTTCACGATCTTTCAACTTTAAATTGGACGCTCACGGGATACCTGCCCAATCAGTGGGACCTGTGCAGCAGTGCTGAACTTGGTGAAAACCTCGATGCGGATGTCCGTGGGATACCTGCCGCGGTACCCTGTTCTGTTCAGAAGAGCCTGCTCGATGCGGGGTTAATTCCCGACTGGAACCAGGGAGATAACTACCGCCTTTGCGAATGGGTGGAAAACCGCCAGTGGCTTTTTGAGACGCAGCTTCCGCAAGAGTGGCTAAGCAGCTCGACGCGGCACATGCTCAAGATCGACGGCCTGGACTACAAGGGGCGGATTTTTGTCAATTCCACACAGGTGTATTCTTTTGACAATGCCTTTGTAAGCCATGAAGTTGAGCTGACGCGATACTTGGAAAAAAGTAATAATACATTACAGATTATATTCGACTGCCCGCCGCGATGGCTTGGTCAGTACGGTTACACATCTAAAATAAACGATTGGAAGCCGCGTTATAATTATACCTGGGACTGGACGCGGCGGCTCGTCCAGACGGGTATCTTCGGCCCTATCAGCATCGAGGGCTTTGATTCTGTTTACGTGAGATCTGTAATTTCATATACAGATTATGATTATCAAAGCGGTACAGGCGAGGTTTGCGTTTCCTTTGATGCACAGAGCGATTCAGATGTTTATGCTGAAATTTCGCTTTTTGACGGAAATCAAACAGTATTCAGCCGAAAGCACCCGATAGACGGCGGCGTCTTTTCCGCCGGCAGATTGAAAGTCTCCTCCTGGTGGCCAAACGGTCTGGGGCATCAGAAACTCTACCGCCTGCGAATCAGGATATATGACGGCAGCGGCAATCTTGTAAAAGAGGTATCAGAGCGGGTCGGCTTTAAGAAAATCAGCTGGAAAAACTGCCATAGCACGCCCGCCGAGTGCGATCCCTGGATTTGCAGGGTCAACGGCAGGGATATGTTTATTCAGGGGGTGAACTGGACACCCATACTGCCCAATTACGCTGACCTGAGAGAGGAAGATTATTTTCTCCGGCTCAATCATTACAAAGAGATGGGCTTTAACCTGATTAGAATCTGGGGCGGGGGTGTCAAAGAGCCCGACTGCCTCTATGAAATCTGCGACGAGCTGGGCCTTATGGTCTGGCAGGAGTTCCCTTTGAGCTCATCAGGTATAGACAACAGCCCGCCGCGTGAGAAGGCGGCTATAGAGGTCATTACCGAAACCGCCGTTTCGTATTTGAAGCGGCTGCAGAGGCATGTTTCAATTTCCGTCTGGTGCGGCGGCAATGAGCTCCAGACCGCTCTTGACGGCTCGCCGGGTATCGGCCTGCCGCTGGACAGCACCCACCCGATGCTGGAGAGCCTGGAAGAGGCAGTGATGCTGTTTGACCCGCAGCGCCGGTTTATGCCGACATCTCCAATCGGCCCGCGTTTCAACGCCCATGAAGAATCGTTTAACCAGAATCTGCATTGGAACGTGCACGGCCCATGGAAAGCGAAGGGTTATACACTGGATCAGTGGCAGAATTACTGGCAGGACGAAGATTCGCATTTCAGGGCGGAAATGGGCATCCCAGGTCCCTCATCTGCTGATATTATAACAAAATACAAAGGCTCTTTTGAGCCGCTTCCTGTATCGCTTGAAAACCCGCTGTGGTCGGCTTCGTCATGGTGGATAGAGGATCAGGAGTTTATCGACGAGCACGGGCGCTGCCCCTCGTCTATTGAGCAATACGTTCAGTGGGGACAGAAACGCCAGGCGGATTATCTCTGCACGGCTTTGAATATTTATAAAAGTAAATTCCCGAGGGTTGGCGGCTTCATTATCTGGATGGGACATGACAGCTACCCATGCCCGGCAAATACATCGCTGATCGATTTCGAGGGCAACCTCAAGCCCGCGGCAGTGCGTTTGAAAGATATACTTCTCAAACCCGCGAACAGAGTTGAATGCGAAGTGAATGTTCTATGA
- a CDS encoding LacI family DNA-binding transcriptional regulator has translation MLNIKVRQIARELGLAPSTVSKALRGTNTGVSAETARKVLRYCVSNKHFSNYQAGTLLLRIGEKTRGSQIFCITHRSGLSMYDEVFHGICDKLRENQFFPSLYTLDREGVNGFPFSLASVAVVLGRVQKSVLEKLTENNIKTVVVDDKVSVPGVSCVNSNNLEAMTAAVEILIEKGHKRIAFLCNHEDQICYTHTFHQRQLGYIVGHLNSGLKYDEKLLITGQLENIDERHLTPKVCFSSIRILCRRILDLKPLPTAVIAVNDMHGYILRQVLNEAGLKVPEDISIIGYDGEHCLNNNQTIYAPISTMVVKWKLMGVEAVNMALSSLYDTDAPERHIEVPTTYQDAGTVAPPKN, from the coding sequence ATGCTAAATATAAAAGTCAGACAAATAGCAAGAGAACTTGGGCTCGCTCCGTCAACGGTTTCAAAGGCGCTTCGCGGCACAAACACCGGCGTCTCCGCTGAAACCGCACGAAAGGTATTGCGATATTGCGTATCGAACAAGCATTTCAGCAATTACCAGGCCGGCACACTGCTTTTGAGAATCGGCGAAAAAACCCGCGGCTCACAGATCTTCTGCATAACACACCGCAGCGGCCTGAGCATGTACGATGAAGTGTTCCACGGAATATGCGATAAACTGCGTGAAAATCAATTCTTCCCTTCTCTTTACACACTTGACCGCGAAGGTGTTAACGGGTTCCCTTTCAGCCTGGCCAGCGTTGCCGTAGTTCTGGGCAGGGTGCAGAAGTCTGTCCTTGAAAAACTCACCGAGAACAATATCAAAACCGTTGTTGTCGATGATAAGGTCTCAGTCCCCGGTGTCAGCTGTGTAAACAGCAACAACCTCGAGGCGATGACCGCGGCGGTAGAGATACTGATTGAAAAAGGGCACAAACGGATAGCCTTCCTGTGCAACCATGAAGACCAGATTTGCTACACACATACTTTTCACCAAAGGCAGCTCGGCTACATTGTGGGGCATTTGAATTCCGGATTGAAATACGATGAGAAACTCTTGATTACAGGCCAGCTTGAGAACATTGACGAACGCCATCTAACACCCAAAGTCTGCTTCTCGAGCATACGAATTCTCTGCCGCAGAATTCTCGATTTAAAACCCCTTCCAACTGCCGTAATTGCCGTAAACGACATGCACGGCTATATTTTGCGCCAGGTGCTAAATGAAGCCGGATTGAAAGTCCCCGAAGATATCAGCATAATCGGCTACGACGGCGAACACTGCCTCAACAACAACCAGACCATATACGCCCCGATTTCGACGATGGTTGTAAAATGGAAACTGATGGGCGTTGAAGCGGTAAACATGGCTTTGAGCTCACTTTATGACACCGATGCCCCCGAGAGGCATATAGAGGTACCCACCACATACCAGGATGCCGGCACAGTCGCGCCGCCAAAAAACTGA
- a CDS encoding YbaN family protein, with product MKQILIISGFISVGLGVLGMFIPLLPTTPFLLLAGVCFARSSQKAHHWLLNNRICGEYIRNYRQNRSIRLSHKISAVSLLWITIGYSVVFAPLHFTVKILLLIIAAAVSKHILGLNTYVPGKT from the coding sequence ATGAAACAGATACTTATAATTAGCGGATTTATATCTGTGGGGTTGGGTGTGCTTGGCATGTTTATCCCTCTGCTGCCAACCACGCCGTTTCTGCTGCTGGCGGGGGTATGCTTTGCCAGAAGCTCGCAAAAAGCGCACCACTGGCTGCTCAACAACCGCATCTGCGGCGAGTATATCAGAAACTACCGCCAGAATAGAAGCATCAGGCTCTCCCACAAAATCTCCGCGGTTTCGCTGTTATGGATTACTATAGGCTATTCTGTGGTGTTCGCCCCGCTGCATTTCACGGTAAAAATACTGCTGCTGATCATTGCTGCCGCCGTATCAAAGCATATCCTCGGCCTCAACACCTATGTTCCCGGAAAAACATAA
- a CDS encoding PEP-CTERM sorting domain-containing protein has translation MKKKTVFYLLVVLSTVCAVNANYLLNPGFEDGDGNAIADNWYFAGGNVQRETEIQAGHGEWQLQIGDLESLNWGWGEQTVDFGTDVGGTEFTASAEFKGRIAGAEQIYLNLEFYDAANALISGQDGAELKPTDPDYIEHSWVTRSMTLTAPANTQKIRYRIVGYMGGGTYGDWGVTRADNAVLVPEPASLAVLGLGALLLKRRK, from the coding sequence ATGAAAAAGAAGACTGTTTTTTATTTGTTGGTTGTATTGAGTACAGTATGTGCGGTCAATGCAAATTATCTGTTAAACCCTGGTTTTGAAGACGGCGACGGCAATGCCATAGCTGATAATTGGTATTTTGCCGGCGGCAATGTCCAGCGTGAAACTGAAATCCAGGCCGGTCACGGAGAGTGGCAGCTTCAGATTGGCGATTTAGAGTCACTTAACTGGGGCTGGGGAGAACAGACTGTCGATTTTGGAACAGATGTCGGCGGTACTGAGTTCACCGCTTCAGCCGAATTCAAAGGCAGAATCGCCGGAGCAGAGCAGATTTACCTCAATTTAGAATTCTATGACGCTGCTAATGCATTGATTTCCGGACAGGACGGCGCCGAGCTTAAGCCTACTGACCCTGATTATATTGAGCATTCCTGGGTAACTCGCTCAATGACCCTGACCGCTCCCGCAAATACGCAAAAAATCAGATATCGCATCGTCGGTTACATGGGAGGCGGTACATACGGTGACTGGGGTGTTACAAGGGCGGACAACGCCGTTTTAGTCCCTGAACCTGCGAGCCTTGCAGTATTAGGACTTGGCGCACTGCTGCTGAAGAGAAGAAAATAA
- a CDS encoding alpha/beta hydrolase, translated as MKILSTEYPKKLALAAFCLVLAGVCGAETLEKQENKMTLQLWQSEIPFSKGGADADIPSMDFYPAPAQPSSKAAVIVCPGGGYARLADDHEGVQIAEWLNSIGINAFVLTYRLPANGYRHPVPLADAQRTIRTVRSNAEKWDIDPKRIGILGFSAGGHLASSAGTHFNDPVKLPGKTDPVDAVSCRPDFQVLIYPVISMKSGIGHMGSRQKLLGSDPEPELVELMSNEMQVRADTPPAFLVHAGDDKGVLPQNSLLFYQACLDAGVAAEMHIYLKGGHGFGTRPQAGPASQWPAACEDWMKEIGVLSKE; from the coding sequence ATGAAAATACTATCAACAGAATATCCTAAAAAGCTCGCATTGGCCGCGTTTTGTCTCGTGCTGGCCGGTGTTTGCGGCGCAGAAACTCTGGAAAAACAGGAGAACAAAATGACATTGCAATTGTGGCAGAGTGAAATTCCTTTCTCAAAGGGCGGCGCAGATGCAGATATACCCTCGATGGACTTTTATCCGGCCCCAGCTCAGCCGTCTTCGAAAGCTGCGGTTATTGTCTGCCCGGGCGGCGGCTATGCCAGGCTCGCCGATGACCACGAGGGGGTGCAAATCGCGGAATGGCTAAACAGTATCGGCATCAACGCATTTGTGCTTACCTACAGGCTGCCGGCAAACGGATACCGTCACCCCGTTCCCCTGGCAGATGCCCAGCGGACGATACGCACTGTCCGCTCAAATGCGGAAAAATGGGATATTGACCCCAAAAGGATCGGTATTCTGGGTTTTTCCGCCGGCGGGCATCTGGCATCAAGTGCCGGCACACATTTCAATGATCCGGTAAAACTGCCCGGCAAGACGGACCCCGTTGATGCGGTTTCATGCAGGCCGGACTTCCAGGTGCTGATCTACCCCGTGATCTCCATGAAGAGCGGCATTGGCCACATGGGTTCTCGCCAAAAGCTGCTCGGCAGCGATCCCGAGCCCGAGCTGGTTGAGCTTATGTCAAACGAAATGCAGGTTAGAGCCGATACCCCGCCGGCGTTTCTGGTTCATGCCGGCGATGATAAGGGCGTCTTGCCTCAAAACAGCCTGCTCTTTTACCAGGCCTGTCTCGATGCCGGCGTTGCCGCTGAAATGCACATATATCTCAAAGGCGGACACGGCTTTGGCACGCGGCCTCAGGCCGGCCCGGCATCGCAGTGGCCCGCGGCGTGTGAGGACTGGATGAAAGAAATTGGAGTTTTATCCAAAGAATGA
- the zntB gene encoding zinc transporter ZntB — MSNIQKEAVQMNGLLYAYLMDGKGSAKRLDWESVNKWKPQDGPLWLHFDYTSPETIDWITSNSGLDEVVIDSLLSEESRPRAAMVDGGLLAALRGVNLNPGSDPEDMVAIRLWVEQDRLITTRRRKLLSEDDIIKAFEANQGPENTSELLVEIAGNLISRMGGTVEEFEDRTAQIEEDIIDTESYSLRSKISELRREAIMLRRHLAPQREAMTRIQTEKIAWMQDRDRVYLREITDQLMRFTEDLDSVRDRAAVSQEELSNRLAEQMNTRMYVLSIVAALFMPLGFLTGLLGINVAGIPGAEYRFAFWVFILFLCAVVILQILIFKKKKWF; from the coding sequence ATCAGTAATATTCAAAAAGAGGCGGTACAAATGAACGGACTTTTATACGCATATCTGATGGACGGCAAAGGCTCGGCCAAAAGACTGGACTGGGAATCTGTGAACAAATGGAAACCCCAGGACGGCCCTTTGTGGCTGCATTTTGACTATACAAGCCCCGAAACCATCGACTGGATTACCAGCAACAGCGGCCTCGATGAGGTTGTTATTGACTCGCTTCTCAGCGAAGAGAGCCGGCCCAGAGCAGCCATGGTCGATGGCGGGCTGCTTGCCGCGCTTCGGGGTGTGAATCTAAACCCCGGCTCAGACCCCGAAGACATGGTTGCGATACGTCTATGGGTTGAACAGGACCGGCTGATAACCACCCGCCGGCGAAAACTGCTCAGCGAAGATGACATAATAAAGGCTTTCGAGGCAAACCAGGGCCCTGAAAATACCTCTGAGCTGCTGGTGGAGATTGCCGGCAACCTCATCTCGAGGATGGGCGGCACAGTAGAGGAGTTCGAAGACAGGACTGCTCAGATAGAAGAAGATATCATCGATACTGAAAGTTATTCATTGCGTTCCAAGATATCCGAGCTCCGCCGCGAGGCGATAATGCTCCGGCGGCATCTGGCCCCGCAGCGGGAAGCAATGACACGGATTCAAACCGAAAAAATAGCCTGGATGCAGGACCGCGACAGGGTTTATCTGCGGGAAATCACAGATCAGCTGATGCGGTTTACCGAAGATCTCGACTCTGTACGCGACAGGGCGGCCGTCAGCCAGGAAGAGCTCTCCAACCGGCTGGCTGAGCAGATGAATACCCGTATGTACGTTCTTTCCATCGTGGCTGCTCTGTTTATGCCGCTGGGTTTTCTTACCGGACTGCTCGGCATCAACGTTGCCGGCATACCCGGGGCTGAATACAGGTTCGCCTTCTGGGTATTCATTCTTTTCTTGTGTGCTGTGGTAATACTGCAGATTTTAATATTCAAAAAGAAAAAATGGTTTTGA